A genomic region of Notamacropus eugenii isolate mMacEug1 chromosome 3, mMacEug1.pri_v2, whole genome shotgun sequence contains the following coding sequences:
- the EIF4B gene encoding eukaryotic translation initiation factor 4B isoform X1, translating to MAASAKKKNKKGKTLTLTDFLAEDGGTGGGGSTFVPKPVSWADETDDLEGDVSTTWHSNDDDMYRAPPIDRSILPTAPRAAREPNIDRSRLPKSPPYTAFLGNLPYDVTEDSIKEFFRGLNISAVRLPREPSNPERLKGFGYAEFEDLDSLLSALSLNEESIGNRRIRVDVADQAQDKDRDDRSFGRDRDRNRDSDKTDTDWRARPATDSFDDYPPRRGDDSFGDKYRDRYDSDRYRDGPRRDMDRYGGRDRYDDRGSRDYDRGFDSRIGSGRRAFGSGYRRDDDYRGGGDRYEDRYDRRDDRSWNSRDDYSRDDFRREDRGPPQRPKLNLKPRSAPKDEDSSASTSQSSRAASIFGGAKPVDTAAREREVEERLQKEQEKLQRQLEEPKLERRPRERHPSWRSEETQERSRTGSESSQTGNIAPSGRNTRRRESEKSLENEAFNKEEDSQSPTSKPSKSDQLPLKVMPAPPPKENAWVKRSSNPPARSQSSDSSEQQSPTSGGGKVTSQQAEEGPANISRKADENKVDGVSVLKGQSGNSNRGPVDGGSKDHWKESDRKDGRRDQDSRPASEPKKLEENPASKFSSASKYAALSVDGEDENEGEDYTE from the exons ctaaaaagaagaataagaaggggaagaccctcaccTTGACAGATTTCCTTGCTGAGGATGGTGGCACCGGTGGGGGAGGAAGCACTTTTGTACCCAAACCAGTCAGCTGGGCTGATGAAACTGATGACCTGGAAGGAGATG TTTCCACCACTTGGCATAGTAATGATGACGACATGTACAGGGCGCCTCCAATTGACCGTTCCATCCTGCCCACTGCTCCACGGGCTGCTCGGGAACCCAATATTGACCGGAGCCGTCTTCCCAAGTCACCTCCCTACACTGCTTTTCTAGGGAACCTGCCCTATGATGTGACAGAGGATTCCATCAAGGAGTTCTTTAGAGGATTGAAt ATCAGTGCAGTACGTTTGCCACGGGAACCCAGCAATCCAGAAAGATTGAAAGGTTTTGGTTATGCTGAGTTTGAGGACTTGGACTCACTGCTCAGCGCTTTGAGCCTAAATGAAGAG TCTATAGGCAACAGAAGAATACGAGTGGACGTTGCTGATCAAGCACAGGATAAAG ACCGAGATGATCGTTCCTTTGGCCGTGATCGGGATCGAAATCGGGATTCTGACAAGACCGATACAGACTGGAGGGCTCGCCCTGCCACAGACAGCTTTGATGACTACCCTCCTCGAAGGGGTGATGATAGCTTTGGAGACA AGTATCGTGATCGTTATGATTCAGACCGGTACCGTGATGGTCCCCGGCGGGACATGGACCGATATGGAGGCCGGGATCGATATGATGACAGGGGCAGCAGAGACTATGATAGAG GCTTTGATTCTAGGATAGGCAGTGGCAGAAGAGCATTTGGTAGTGGGTACCGTCGGGATGATGAttacagaggaggaggagatcGCTATGAAGACAGATATGACAGACGAGATGATCGGTCATGGAACTCAAGAGATGATTACAGCCGGGATGATTTTAGGCGTGAAGACAGAG GTCCCCCCCAGAGACCCAAACTGAATCTGAAGCCACGGAGTGCACCCAAGGACGAAGATTCATCAGCTAGCACCTCTCAGTCTAGCCGAGCTGCCTCCATCTTTGGGGGAGCAAAGCCAGTGGATACAGCTGCTAGGGAACGAGAAGTAGAGGAACGACTACAAAAGGAGCAAGAGAAACTACAACGACAGCTGGAGGAGCCGAAACTAGAAAGACGGCCCCGGGAGAG ACACCCAAGTTGGCGAAGTGAGGAAACACAGGAACGGTCAAGGACAGGAAGTGAATCTTCACAGACTGGGAATATAGCACCATCTGGCAGAA ACACACGaaggagggagagtgagaaaTCCCTCGAAAATGAAGCATTCAACAAGGAAGAGGATTCTCAGTCTCCAACTTCCAAGCCTTCTAAATCAGATCAGCTTCCCCTAAAGGTGATGCCTGCACCCCCACCGAAGGAAAATGCCTGGGTGAAAAGAAGCTCCAACCCTCCGGCCCGATCTCAGAGCTCAGACTCTTCAGAGCAGCAATCTCCCACCAG TGGTGGAGGAAAGGTAACATCCCAACAGGCTGAGGAAGGACCAGCTAATATTTCAAGGAAAG CAGATGAGAATAAGGTAGATGGGGTGAGTGTGCTGAAAGGCCAAAGTGGGAACTCCAACCGTGGTCCAGTGGATGGAGGAAGTAAAGACCATTGGAAGGAGTCTGATAG GAAAGATGGCAGAAGGGATCAAGATTCAAGACCTGCATCTGAGCCAAAGAAACTCGAAGAAAATCCGGCCTCT AAATTCAGTTCTGCAAGCAAGTACGCAGCTCTCTCTGTTGATGGTGAAGATGAAAATGAGGGCGAAGACTACACCGAATAA
- the EIF4B gene encoding eukaryotic translation initiation factor 4B isoform X5, which produces MYRAPPIDRSILPTAPRAAREPNIDRSRLPKSPPYTAFLGNLPYDVTEDSIKEFFRGLNISAVRLPREPSNPERLKGFGYAEFEDLDSLLSALSLNEESIGNRRIRVDVADQAQDKDRDDRSFGRDRDRNRDSDKTDTDWRARPATDSFDDYPPRRGDDSFGDKYRDRYDSDRYRDGPRRDMDRYGGRDRYDDRGSRDYDRGFDSRIGSGRRAFGSGYRRDDDYRGGGDRYEDRYDRRDDRSWNSRDDYSRDDFRREDRGPPQRPKLNLKPRSAPKDEDSSASTSQSSRAASIFGGAKPVDTAAREREVEERLQKEQEKLQRQLEEPKLERRPRERHPSWRSEETQERSRTGSESSQTGNIAPSGRNTRRRESEKSLENEAFNKEEDSQSPTSKPSKSDQLPLKVMPAPPPKENAWVKRSSNPPARSQSSDSSEQQSPTSGGGKVTSQQAEEGPANISRKADENKVDGVSVLKGQSGNSNRGPVDGGSKDHWKESDRKDGRRDQDSRPASEPKKLEENPASKFSSASKYAALSVDGEDENEGEDYTE; this is translated from the exons ATGTACAGGGCGCCTCCAATTGACCGTTCCATCCTGCCCACTGCTCCACGGGCTGCTCGGGAACCCAATATTGACCGGAGCCGTCTTCCCAAGTCACCTCCCTACACTGCTTTTCTAGGGAACCTGCCCTATGATGTGACAGAGGATTCCATCAAGGAGTTCTTTAGAGGATTGAAt ATCAGTGCAGTACGTTTGCCACGGGAACCCAGCAATCCAGAAAGATTGAAAGGTTTTGGTTATGCTGAGTTTGAGGACTTGGACTCACTGCTCAGCGCTTTGAGCCTAAATGAAGAG TCTATAGGCAACAGAAGAATACGAGTGGACGTTGCTGATCAAGCACAGGATAAAG ACCGAGATGATCGTTCCTTTGGCCGTGATCGGGATCGAAATCGGGATTCTGACAAGACCGATACAGACTGGAGGGCTCGCCCTGCCACAGACAGCTTTGATGACTACCCTCCTCGAAGGGGTGATGATAGCTTTGGAGACA AGTATCGTGATCGTTATGATTCAGACCGGTACCGTGATGGTCCCCGGCGGGACATGGACCGATATGGAGGCCGGGATCGATATGATGACAGGGGCAGCAGAGACTATGATAGAG GCTTTGATTCTAGGATAGGCAGTGGCAGAAGAGCATTTGGTAGTGGGTACCGTCGGGATGATGAttacagaggaggaggagatcGCTATGAAGACAGATATGACAGACGAGATGATCGGTCATGGAACTCAAGAGATGATTACAGCCGGGATGATTTTAGGCGTGAAGACAGAG GTCCCCCCCAGAGACCCAAACTGAATCTGAAGCCACGGAGTGCACCCAAGGACGAAGATTCATCAGCTAGCACCTCTCAGTCTAGCCGAGCTGCCTCCATCTTTGGGGGAGCAAAGCCAGTGGATACAGCTGCTAGGGAACGAGAAGTAGAGGAACGACTACAAAAGGAGCAAGAGAAACTACAACGACAGCTGGAGGAGCCGAAACTAGAAAGACGGCCCCGGGAGAG ACACCCAAGTTGGCGAAGTGAGGAAACACAGGAACGGTCAAGGACAGGAAGTGAATCTTCACAGACTGGGAATATAGCACCATCTGGCAGAA ACACACGaaggagggagagtgagaaaTCCCTCGAAAATGAAGCATTCAACAAGGAAGAGGATTCTCAGTCTCCAACTTCCAAGCCTTCTAAATCAGATCAGCTTCCCCTAAAGGTGATGCCTGCACCCCCACCGAAGGAAAATGCCTGGGTGAAAAGAAGCTCCAACCCTCCGGCCCGATCTCAGAGCTCAGACTCTTCAGAGCAGCAATCTCCCACCAG TGGTGGAGGAAAGGTAACATCCCAACAGGCTGAGGAAGGACCAGCTAATATTTCAAGGAAAG CAGATGAGAATAAGGTAGATGGGGTGAGTGTGCTGAAAGGCCAAAGTGGGAACTCCAACCGTGGTCCAGTGGATGGAGGAAGTAAAGACCATTGGAAGGAGTCTGATAG GAAAGATGGCAGAAGGGATCAAGATTCAAGACCTGCATCTGAGCCAAAGAAACTCGAAGAAAATCCGGCCTCT AAATTCAGTTCTGCAAGCAAGTACGCAGCTCTCTCTGTTGATGGTGAAGATGAAAATGAGGGCGAAGACTACACCGAATAA
- the EIF4B gene encoding eukaryotic translation initiation factor 4B isoform X6, whose product MVAPVGEEALLYPNQSAGLMKLMTWKEMISAVRLPREPSNPERLKGFGYAEFEDLDSLLSALSLNEESIGNRRIRVDVADQAQDKDRDDRSFGRDRDRNRDSDKTDTDWRARPATDSFDDYPPRRGDDSFGDKYRDRYDSDRYRDGPRRDMDRYGGRDRYDDRGSRDYDRGFDSRIGSGRRAFGSGYRRDDDYRGGGDRYEDRYDRRDDRSWNSRDDYSRDDFRREDRGPPQRPKLNLKPRSAPKDEDSSASTSQSSRAASIFGGAKPVDTAAREREVEERLQKEQEKLQRQLEEPKLERRPRERHPSWRSEETQERSRTGSESSQTGNIAPSGRNTRRRESEKSLENEAFNKEEDSQSPTSKPSKSDQLPLKVMPAPPPKENAWVKRSSNPPARSQSSDSSEQQSPTSGGGKVTSQQAEEGPANISRKADENKVDGVSVLKGQSGNSNRGPVDGGSKDHWKESDRKDGRRDQDSRPASEPKKLEENPASKFSSASKYAALSVDGEDENEGEDYTE is encoded by the exons ATGGTGGCACCGGTGGGGGAGGAAGCACTTTTGTACCCAAACCAGTCAGCTGGGCTGATGAAACTGATGACCTGGAAGGAGATG ATCAGTGCAGTACGTTTGCCACGGGAACCCAGCAATCCAGAAAGATTGAAAGGTTTTGGTTATGCTGAGTTTGAGGACTTGGACTCACTGCTCAGCGCTTTGAGCCTAAATGAAGAG TCTATAGGCAACAGAAGAATACGAGTGGACGTTGCTGATCAAGCACAGGATAAAG ACCGAGATGATCGTTCCTTTGGCCGTGATCGGGATCGAAATCGGGATTCTGACAAGACCGATACAGACTGGAGGGCTCGCCCTGCCACAGACAGCTTTGATGACTACCCTCCTCGAAGGGGTGATGATAGCTTTGGAGACA AGTATCGTGATCGTTATGATTCAGACCGGTACCGTGATGGTCCCCGGCGGGACATGGACCGATATGGAGGCCGGGATCGATATGATGACAGGGGCAGCAGAGACTATGATAGAG GCTTTGATTCTAGGATAGGCAGTGGCAGAAGAGCATTTGGTAGTGGGTACCGTCGGGATGATGAttacagaggaggaggagatcGCTATGAAGACAGATATGACAGACGAGATGATCGGTCATGGAACTCAAGAGATGATTACAGCCGGGATGATTTTAGGCGTGAAGACAGAG GTCCCCCCCAGAGACCCAAACTGAATCTGAAGCCACGGAGTGCACCCAAGGACGAAGATTCATCAGCTAGCACCTCTCAGTCTAGCCGAGCTGCCTCCATCTTTGGGGGAGCAAAGCCAGTGGATACAGCTGCTAGGGAACGAGAAGTAGAGGAACGACTACAAAAGGAGCAAGAGAAACTACAACGACAGCTGGAGGAGCCGAAACTAGAAAGACGGCCCCGGGAGAG ACACCCAAGTTGGCGAAGTGAGGAAACACAGGAACGGTCAAGGACAGGAAGTGAATCTTCACAGACTGGGAATATAGCACCATCTGGCAGAA ACACACGaaggagggagagtgagaaaTCCCTCGAAAATGAAGCATTCAACAAGGAAGAGGATTCTCAGTCTCCAACTTCCAAGCCTTCTAAATCAGATCAGCTTCCCCTAAAGGTGATGCCTGCACCCCCACCGAAGGAAAATGCCTGGGTGAAAAGAAGCTCCAACCCTCCGGCCCGATCTCAGAGCTCAGACTCTTCAGAGCAGCAATCTCCCACCAG TGGTGGAGGAAAGGTAACATCCCAACAGGCTGAGGAAGGACCAGCTAATATTTCAAGGAAAG CAGATGAGAATAAGGTAGATGGGGTGAGTGTGCTGAAAGGCCAAAGTGGGAACTCCAACCGTGGTCCAGTGGATGGAGGAAGTAAAGACCATTGGAAGGAGTCTGATAG GAAAGATGGCAGAAGGGATCAAGATTCAAGACCTGCATCTGAGCCAAAGAAACTCGAAGAAAATCCGGCCTCT AAATTCAGTTCTGCAAGCAAGTACGCAGCTCTCTCTGTTGATGGTGAAGATGAAAATGAGGGCGAAGACTACACCGAATAA
- the EIF4B gene encoding eukaryotic translation initiation factor 4B isoform X3, with amino-acid sequence MMPLNPWTWEKLSVSTTWHSNDDDMYRAPPIDRSILPTAPRAAREPNIDRSRLPKSPPYTAFLGNLPYDVTEDSIKEFFRGLNISAVRLPREPSNPERLKGFGYAEFEDLDSLLSALSLNEESIGNRRIRVDVADQAQDKDRDDRSFGRDRDRNRDSDKTDTDWRARPATDSFDDYPPRRGDDSFGDKYRDRYDSDRYRDGPRRDMDRYGGRDRYDDRGSRDYDRGFDSRIGSGRRAFGSGYRRDDDYRGGGDRYEDRYDRRDDRSWNSRDDYSRDDFRREDRGPPQRPKLNLKPRSAPKDEDSSASTSQSSRAASIFGGAKPVDTAAREREVEERLQKEQEKLQRQLEEPKLERRPRERHPSWRSEETQERSRTGSESSQTGNIAPSGRNTRRRESEKSLENEAFNKEEDSQSPTSKPSKSDQLPLKVMPAPPPKENAWVKRSSNPPARSQSSDSSEQQSPTSGGGKVTSQQAEEGPANISRKADENKVDGVSVLKGQSGNSNRGPVDGGSKDHWKESDRKDGRRDQDSRPASEPKKLEENPASKFSSASKYAALSVDGEDENEGEDYTE; translated from the exons ATGATGCCCCTAAATCCCTGGACATGGGAGAAATTATCAG TTTCCACCACTTGGCATAGTAATGATGACGACATGTACAGGGCGCCTCCAATTGACCGTTCCATCCTGCCCACTGCTCCACGGGCTGCTCGGGAACCCAATATTGACCGGAGCCGTCTTCCCAAGTCACCTCCCTACACTGCTTTTCTAGGGAACCTGCCCTATGATGTGACAGAGGATTCCATCAAGGAGTTCTTTAGAGGATTGAAt ATCAGTGCAGTACGTTTGCCACGGGAACCCAGCAATCCAGAAAGATTGAAAGGTTTTGGTTATGCTGAGTTTGAGGACTTGGACTCACTGCTCAGCGCTTTGAGCCTAAATGAAGAG TCTATAGGCAACAGAAGAATACGAGTGGACGTTGCTGATCAAGCACAGGATAAAG ACCGAGATGATCGTTCCTTTGGCCGTGATCGGGATCGAAATCGGGATTCTGACAAGACCGATACAGACTGGAGGGCTCGCCCTGCCACAGACAGCTTTGATGACTACCCTCCTCGAAGGGGTGATGATAGCTTTGGAGACA AGTATCGTGATCGTTATGATTCAGACCGGTACCGTGATGGTCCCCGGCGGGACATGGACCGATATGGAGGCCGGGATCGATATGATGACAGGGGCAGCAGAGACTATGATAGAG GCTTTGATTCTAGGATAGGCAGTGGCAGAAGAGCATTTGGTAGTGGGTACCGTCGGGATGATGAttacagaggaggaggagatcGCTATGAAGACAGATATGACAGACGAGATGATCGGTCATGGAACTCAAGAGATGATTACAGCCGGGATGATTTTAGGCGTGAAGACAGAG GTCCCCCCCAGAGACCCAAACTGAATCTGAAGCCACGGAGTGCACCCAAGGACGAAGATTCATCAGCTAGCACCTCTCAGTCTAGCCGAGCTGCCTCCATCTTTGGGGGAGCAAAGCCAGTGGATACAGCTGCTAGGGAACGAGAAGTAGAGGAACGACTACAAAAGGAGCAAGAGAAACTACAACGACAGCTGGAGGAGCCGAAACTAGAAAGACGGCCCCGGGAGAG ACACCCAAGTTGGCGAAGTGAGGAAACACAGGAACGGTCAAGGACAGGAAGTGAATCTTCACAGACTGGGAATATAGCACCATCTGGCAGAA ACACACGaaggagggagagtgagaaaTCCCTCGAAAATGAAGCATTCAACAAGGAAGAGGATTCTCAGTCTCCAACTTCCAAGCCTTCTAAATCAGATCAGCTTCCCCTAAAGGTGATGCCTGCACCCCCACCGAAGGAAAATGCCTGGGTGAAAAGAAGCTCCAACCCTCCGGCCCGATCTCAGAGCTCAGACTCTTCAGAGCAGCAATCTCCCACCAG TGGTGGAGGAAAGGTAACATCCCAACAGGCTGAGGAAGGACCAGCTAATATTTCAAGGAAAG CAGATGAGAATAAGGTAGATGGGGTGAGTGTGCTGAAAGGCCAAAGTGGGAACTCCAACCGTGGTCCAGTGGATGGAGGAAGTAAAGACCATTGGAAGGAGTCTGATAG GAAAGATGGCAGAAGGGATCAAGATTCAAGACCTGCATCTGAGCCAAAGAAACTCGAAGAAAATCCGGCCTCT AAATTCAGTTCTGCAAGCAAGTACGCAGCTCTCTCTGTTGATGGTGAAGATGAAAATGAGGGCGAAGACTACACCGAATAA
- the EIF4B gene encoding eukaryotic translation initiation factor 4B isoform X2, which translates to MAASAKKKNKKGKTLTLTDFLAEDGGTGGGGSTFVPKPVSWADETDDLEGDVSTTWHSNDDDMYRAPPIDRSILPTAPRAAREPNIDRSRLPKSPPYTAFLGNLPYDVTEDSIKEFFRGLNISAVRLPREPSNPERLKGFGYAEFEDLDSLLSALSLNEESIGNRRIRVDVADQAQDKDRDDRSFGRDRDRNRDSDKTDTDWRARPATDSFDDYPPRRGDDSFGDKYRDRYDSDRYRDGPRRDMDRYGGRDRYDDRGSRDYDRGFDSRIGSGRRAFGSGYRRDDDYRGGGDRYEDRYDRRDDRSWNSRDDYSRDDFRREDRGPPQRPKLNLKPRSAPKDEDSSASTSQSSRAASIFGGAKPVDTAAREREVEERLQKEQEKLQRQLEEPKLERRPRERHPSWRSEETQERSRTGSESSQTGNIAPSGRNTRRRESEKSLENEAFNKEEDSQSPTSKPSKSDQLPLKVMPAPPPKENAWVKRSSNPPARSQSSDSSEQQSPTSGGGKVTSQQAEEGPANISRKDENKVDGVSVLKGQSGNSNRGPVDGGSKDHWKESDRKDGRRDQDSRPASEPKKLEENPASKFSSASKYAALSVDGEDENEGEDYTE; encoded by the exons ctaaaaagaagaataagaaggggaagaccctcaccTTGACAGATTTCCTTGCTGAGGATGGTGGCACCGGTGGGGGAGGAAGCACTTTTGTACCCAAACCAGTCAGCTGGGCTGATGAAACTGATGACCTGGAAGGAGATG TTTCCACCACTTGGCATAGTAATGATGACGACATGTACAGGGCGCCTCCAATTGACCGTTCCATCCTGCCCACTGCTCCACGGGCTGCTCGGGAACCCAATATTGACCGGAGCCGTCTTCCCAAGTCACCTCCCTACACTGCTTTTCTAGGGAACCTGCCCTATGATGTGACAGAGGATTCCATCAAGGAGTTCTTTAGAGGATTGAAt ATCAGTGCAGTACGTTTGCCACGGGAACCCAGCAATCCAGAAAGATTGAAAGGTTTTGGTTATGCTGAGTTTGAGGACTTGGACTCACTGCTCAGCGCTTTGAGCCTAAATGAAGAG TCTATAGGCAACAGAAGAATACGAGTGGACGTTGCTGATCAAGCACAGGATAAAG ACCGAGATGATCGTTCCTTTGGCCGTGATCGGGATCGAAATCGGGATTCTGACAAGACCGATACAGACTGGAGGGCTCGCCCTGCCACAGACAGCTTTGATGACTACCCTCCTCGAAGGGGTGATGATAGCTTTGGAGACA AGTATCGTGATCGTTATGATTCAGACCGGTACCGTGATGGTCCCCGGCGGGACATGGACCGATATGGAGGCCGGGATCGATATGATGACAGGGGCAGCAGAGACTATGATAGAG GCTTTGATTCTAGGATAGGCAGTGGCAGAAGAGCATTTGGTAGTGGGTACCGTCGGGATGATGAttacagaggaggaggagatcGCTATGAAGACAGATATGACAGACGAGATGATCGGTCATGGAACTCAAGAGATGATTACAGCCGGGATGATTTTAGGCGTGAAGACAGAG GTCCCCCCCAGAGACCCAAACTGAATCTGAAGCCACGGAGTGCACCCAAGGACGAAGATTCATCAGCTAGCACCTCTCAGTCTAGCCGAGCTGCCTCCATCTTTGGGGGAGCAAAGCCAGTGGATACAGCTGCTAGGGAACGAGAAGTAGAGGAACGACTACAAAAGGAGCAAGAGAAACTACAACGACAGCTGGAGGAGCCGAAACTAGAAAGACGGCCCCGGGAGAG ACACCCAAGTTGGCGAAGTGAGGAAACACAGGAACGGTCAAGGACAGGAAGTGAATCTTCACAGACTGGGAATATAGCACCATCTGGCAGAA ACACACGaaggagggagagtgagaaaTCCCTCGAAAATGAAGCATTCAACAAGGAAGAGGATTCTCAGTCTCCAACTTCCAAGCCTTCTAAATCAGATCAGCTTCCCCTAAAGGTGATGCCTGCACCCCCACCGAAGGAAAATGCCTGGGTGAAAAGAAGCTCCAACCCTCCGGCCCGATCTCAGAGCTCAGACTCTTCAGAGCAGCAATCTCCCACCAG TGGTGGAGGAAAGGTAACATCCCAACAGGCTGAGGAAGGACCAGCTAATATTTCAAGGAAAG ATGAGAATAAGGTAGATGGGGTGAGTGTGCTGAAAGGCCAAAGTGGGAACTCCAACCGTGGTCCAGTGGATGGAGGAAGTAAAGACCATTGGAAGGAGTCTGATAG GAAAGATGGCAGAAGGGATCAAGATTCAAGACCTGCATCTGAGCCAAAGAAACTCGAAGAAAATCCGGCCTCT AAATTCAGTTCTGCAAGCAAGTACGCAGCTCTCTCTGTTGATGGTGAAGATGAAAATGAGGGCGAAGACTACACCGAATAA
- the EIF4B gene encoding eukaryotic translation initiation factor 4B isoform X4 yields the protein MMPLNPWTWEKLSVSTTWHSNDDDMYRAPPIDRSILPTAPRAAREPNIDRSRLPKSPPYTAFLGNLPYDVTEDSIKEFFRGLNISAVRLPREPSNPERLKGFGYAEFEDLDSLLSALSLNEESIGNRRIRVDVADQAQDKDRDDRSFGRDRDRNRDSDKTDTDWRARPATDSFDDYPPRRGDDSFGDKYRDRYDSDRYRDGPRRDMDRYGGRDRYDDRGSRDYDRGFDSRIGSGRRAFGSGYRRDDDYRGGGDRYEDRYDRRDDRSWNSRDDYSRDDFRREDRGPPQRPKLNLKPRSAPKDEDSSASTSQSSRAASIFGGAKPVDTAAREREVEERLQKEQEKLQRQLEEPKLERRPRERHPSWRSEETQERSRTGSESSQTGNIAPSGRNTRRRESEKSLENEAFNKEEDSQSPTSKPSKSDQLPLKVMPAPPPKENAWVKRSSNPPARSQSSDSSEQQSPTSGGGKVTSQQAEEGPANISRKDENKVDGVSVLKGQSGNSNRGPVDGGSKDHWKESDRKDGRRDQDSRPASEPKKLEENPASKFSSASKYAALSVDGEDENEGEDYTE from the exons ATGATGCCCCTAAATCCCTGGACATGGGAGAAATTATCAG TTTCCACCACTTGGCATAGTAATGATGACGACATGTACAGGGCGCCTCCAATTGACCGTTCCATCCTGCCCACTGCTCCACGGGCTGCTCGGGAACCCAATATTGACCGGAGCCGTCTTCCCAAGTCACCTCCCTACACTGCTTTTCTAGGGAACCTGCCCTATGATGTGACAGAGGATTCCATCAAGGAGTTCTTTAGAGGATTGAAt ATCAGTGCAGTACGTTTGCCACGGGAACCCAGCAATCCAGAAAGATTGAAAGGTTTTGGTTATGCTGAGTTTGAGGACTTGGACTCACTGCTCAGCGCTTTGAGCCTAAATGAAGAG TCTATAGGCAACAGAAGAATACGAGTGGACGTTGCTGATCAAGCACAGGATAAAG ACCGAGATGATCGTTCCTTTGGCCGTGATCGGGATCGAAATCGGGATTCTGACAAGACCGATACAGACTGGAGGGCTCGCCCTGCCACAGACAGCTTTGATGACTACCCTCCTCGAAGGGGTGATGATAGCTTTGGAGACA AGTATCGTGATCGTTATGATTCAGACCGGTACCGTGATGGTCCCCGGCGGGACATGGACCGATATGGAGGCCGGGATCGATATGATGACAGGGGCAGCAGAGACTATGATAGAG GCTTTGATTCTAGGATAGGCAGTGGCAGAAGAGCATTTGGTAGTGGGTACCGTCGGGATGATGAttacagaggaggaggagatcGCTATGAAGACAGATATGACAGACGAGATGATCGGTCATGGAACTCAAGAGATGATTACAGCCGGGATGATTTTAGGCGTGAAGACAGAG GTCCCCCCCAGAGACCCAAACTGAATCTGAAGCCACGGAGTGCACCCAAGGACGAAGATTCATCAGCTAGCACCTCTCAGTCTAGCCGAGCTGCCTCCATCTTTGGGGGAGCAAAGCCAGTGGATACAGCTGCTAGGGAACGAGAAGTAGAGGAACGACTACAAAAGGAGCAAGAGAAACTACAACGACAGCTGGAGGAGCCGAAACTAGAAAGACGGCCCCGGGAGAG ACACCCAAGTTGGCGAAGTGAGGAAACACAGGAACGGTCAAGGACAGGAAGTGAATCTTCACAGACTGGGAATATAGCACCATCTGGCAGAA ACACACGaaggagggagagtgagaaaTCCCTCGAAAATGAAGCATTCAACAAGGAAGAGGATTCTCAGTCTCCAACTTCCAAGCCTTCTAAATCAGATCAGCTTCCCCTAAAGGTGATGCCTGCACCCCCACCGAAGGAAAATGCCTGGGTGAAAAGAAGCTCCAACCCTCCGGCCCGATCTCAGAGCTCAGACTCTTCAGAGCAGCAATCTCCCACCAG TGGTGGAGGAAAGGTAACATCCCAACAGGCTGAGGAAGGACCAGCTAATATTTCAAGGAAAG ATGAGAATAAGGTAGATGGGGTGAGTGTGCTGAAAGGCCAAAGTGGGAACTCCAACCGTGGTCCAGTGGATGGAGGAAGTAAAGACCATTGGAAGGAGTCTGATAG GAAAGATGGCAGAAGGGATCAAGATTCAAGACCTGCATCTGAGCCAAAGAAACTCGAAGAAAATCCGGCCTCT AAATTCAGTTCTGCAAGCAAGTACGCAGCTCTCTCTGTTGATGGTGAAGATGAAAATGAGGGCGAAGACTACACCGAATAA